A DNA window from Amphiprion ocellaris isolate individual 3 ecotype Okinawa chromosome 8, ASM2253959v1, whole genome shotgun sequence contains the following coding sequences:
- the b3galt4 gene encoding beta-1,3-galactosyltransferase 4: protein MVGRGLWVCKPRFGKRGNRLGVLPFLCAAATCAALLALLFVDFIESWVTSMRLNTVVEPHAGVIPPQSVPPTRPEEFLLMPSPLVCQRAKPYLITMVTSAPANQRARQAIRDTWGGEVEVRGLRVMTLFMVGVASDPGLAKLLIEEARERGDLIQGRFLDSYSNLTLKTLSMLGWGRRFCPQAHFMAKVDDDVLFNPSALLHFLNKSRNPYEQGDLYLGRVHLHVAPDRDPDSKHYLPSGAYPASVFPDYCSGTAYVLSRSALLKISLAASASPLSTPLPPEDVFVGLCARTAGVLPSHCPLFSGGPAVPYGRCCYQAMVSIHRISPREMLHYWAEVHSSAPCSWLSLRASLGVCKVRAMLGSALGLEQGL, encoded by the coding sequence ATGGTGGGACGGGGATTGTGGGTATGCAAGCCCCGGTTTGGGAAGCGGGGAAACAGGCTCGGGGTCCTGCCGTTCCTGTGCGCAGCGGCAACGTGCGCGGCGCTGCTGGCTCTGCTCTTTGTGGACTTCATCGAGTCGTGGGTCACCTCCATGCGCCTGAACACGGTGGTGGAGCCGCACGCCGGCGTCATCCCCCCGCAGAGCGTCCCTCCAACCAGACCCGAGGAATTCCTGCTCATGCCCAGCCCGCTGGTGTGCCAGCGTGCCAAGCCTTACCTCATCACCATGGTTACCTCGGCTCCTGCCAATCAGAGGGCCCGTCAAGCCATCAGGGATACCTGGGGAGGTGAGGTGGAGGTGAGGGGCCTGCGGGTCATGACTCTCTTCATGGTGGGTGTGGCGTCTGACCCCGGACTGGCCAAGCTGCTGATAGAAGAAGCCCGGGAGAGAGGAGACCTGATTCAGGGGCGTTTTCTGGACAGTTACTCCAACCTCACTCTGAAGACCCTGTCCATGCTGGGCTGGGGCCGCCGCTTCTGCCCCCAAGCTCACTTCATGGCCAAAGTGGACGATGATGTCCTGTTCAACCCCAGCGCCCTGCTCCACTTCCTGAACAAGAGCCGGAACCCCTATGAGCAGGGAGACTTGTACCTCGGCAGGGTGCATCTCCATGTGGCTCCGGACCGTGATCCGGACAGTAAGCACTACCTCCCCTCAGGGGCCTACCCTGCCTCAGTCTTTCCAGATTATTGCAGTGGTACTGCCTACGTCCTGTCCCGCTCTGCATTGCTCAAAATTTCCCTGGCAGCCTCTGCATCACCTTTATCTACACCTCTGCCTCCCGAGGATGTGTTCGTAGGTCTGTGTGCCCGGACAGCTGGAGTGCTGCCCTCACACTGCCCTCTCTTCTCTGGTGGTCCAGCTGTGCCATACGGGCGCTGCTGCTATCAGGCCATGGTGTCCATCCACCGCATCTCACCCAGGGAGATGCTGCACTACTGGGCCGAGGTCCATTCGTCAGCCCCTTGCTCCTGGCTCAGTCTCCGGGCTTCTCTCGGGGTGTGCAAAGTCAGGGCGATGCTGGGCTCAGCTCTGGGGCTGGAGCAAGGATTGTGA
- the nr2c2 gene encoding nuclear receptor subfamily 2 group C member 2, whose amino-acid sequence MTTNLNLLSQQKVDSEHEAEVPSSPSDSVMTESPQRFQVISTEPATTPQRIQIVTDQQTGQKIQIVTAMNPSSAPKQQFILTTADSSGAGKVILASPDTHNTKQLIFTAADSLMPGRIQIVTDPVSMERLLGQSGDLSRPQPVEYCVVCGDKASGRHYGAVSCEGCKGFFKRSVRKNLTYSCRSKQDCVINKHHRNRCQFCRLRKCLKMGMKTESVQSERKPIDIVPREKHANCAASTQKIYIRKDLNSPLIATPTFISDTETDGSRSSLLDQGMLVNIQQPVIQSDGTLLLATDSKMDSGQGDLGTLANVVTSLANLSDSLKENLNNGDTSDSQHEEQSASEITRAFDTLAKVFNPPEVAQNLADKSQCVSGTTIQLIGRDQETPIIEVEGPLLTDSHVGFKLTMPSPMPEYLNVHYICESASRLLFLSMHWARSIPAFSALGQEANTSLVRACWNELFTLGLAQCAHVMNLSTILAAIINHLQSSIQDDKLSGERVKQVMEHIWKFQEFCNSMTRLETDSYEYAYLKAIVLFSPDHPGVDSSGQIEKFQEKALMELQDYVQKTYPEDTYRLTRILTRLPALRLMNSSITEELFFTGLIGNVSIDSIIPYILKMETAEYNSQDSDSAE is encoded by the exons ATGACGACCAACCTGAATCTGCTCTCTCAGCAGAAAGTGGACTCTGAGCATGAGGCAGAG GTGCCATCCTCTCCGTCAGACTCTGTGATGACTGAGTCTCCACAACGCTTTCAGGTCATCTCCACTGAGCCTGCCACAACACCACAGCGAATACAG ATTGTAACCGACCAGCAGACAGGTCAGAAGATCCAGATAGTGACAGCGATGAACCCGTCCAGTGCTCCCAAGCAGCAGTTCATTCTGACTACGGCTGACAGCTCAGGGGCAGGCAAGGTTATCCTGGCCTCACCAGACACTCACAACACTAAGCAGCTCATCTTCACTGCTGCAGACAGCCTGATGCCAGGAAGGATACAG ATTGTCACAGATCCAGTGTCAATGGAACGGTTGTTAGGACAGTCAGGGGATTTGAGCCGACCACAGCCGGTGGAGTACTGTGTGGTGTGCGGGGACAAGGCTTCAG GGCGTCACTACGGAGCAGTCAGTTGTGAGGGATGTAAAGGTTTCTTCAAGCGGAGTGTGAGGAAGAATCTGACCTACAGCTGCCGCAGTAAGCAGGACTGCGTCATCAACAAGCACCACCGCAATCGCTGCCAGTTCTGTCGATTGAGGAAATGCCTTAAGATGGGGATGAAGACTGAGT CTGTCCAGAGTGAGAGAAAGCCCATCGATATAGTGCCCAGAGAGAAGCATGCCAACTGTGCTGCCTCCACACAAAAGATCTACATTCGCAAGGACCTAAACAGTCCTCTCATCGCCACGCCAACCTTCATATCCGACACAGAGACAGATGGCTCCAG ATCCAGCCTGCTCGACCAGGGGATGCTGGTTAACATCCAGCAGCCGGTCATCCAGAGTGATGGAACTTTGCTGCTGGCAACTGACTCAAAG ATGGATTCTGGGCAGGGAGATTTAGGGACGCTAGCCAATGTGGTGACATCACTGGCCAACCTGAGTGACTCACTAAAAGAAAACCTGAACAATGGTGATACCTCAGACAGCCAACACGAGGAGCAGTCTGCCAGCGAGATAACACG TGCCTTTGACACCCTTGCCAAGGTCTTCAACCCACCTGAGGTCGCACAAAATCTGGCTGATAAGTCACAGTGTGTCAGTGGAACAACAATCCAGCTGATTGGCCGAGACCAGGAGACCCCCATCATCGAGGTGGAAGGACCACTGCTGACAGACAGCCACGTCGGCTTCAAA CTGACCATGCCCAGTCCAATGCCAGAGTATCTGAATGTACACTACATCTGTGAGTCGGCATCCAGACTTCTCTTCCTCTCGATGCACTGGGCACGCTCCATCCCTGCCTTCTCAGCTCTTGG TCAGGAGGCGAACACCAGTTTGGTGCGAGCCTGCTGGAACGAGCTGTTCACTCTGGGTCTTGCTCAGTGCGCTCATGTGATGAACCTGTCAACCATCCTCGCTGCCATCATCAACCACCTTCAAAGCAGCATCCAGGATG ACAAGCTGTCAGGAGAGAGGGTGAAGCAGGTGATGGAGCATATCTGGAAGTTCCAAGAGTTCTGCAACAGCATGACGAGGCTGGAGACTGACAGCTACGAATATGCCTACCTGAAGGCTATAGTGTTGTTTAGCCCCG ATCATCCAGGTGTGGACAGCAGCGGGCAGATAGAGAAGTTCCAGGAAAAAGCTCTGATGGAGTTGCAGGACTACGTGCAGAAAACTTATCCAGAAGACACCTACAG GCTGACGCGTATCCTGACTCGCCTACCCGCCCTGCGCCTGATGAACTCAAGCATCACAGAGGAGCTCTTCTTCACCGGCTTAATAGGTAACGTCTCTATTGACAGCATCATTCCCTACATCCTCAAGATGGAGACGGCTGAGTACAACAGCCAGGACTCCGACTCTGCAGAATGA
- the mrps25 gene encoding 28S ribosomal protein S25, mitochondrial, translating into MPMKGRFPIRRTLEYLQKGDIIFKNRVKIMTVNYNTHGELSDGARKFVFFNIPQIQYKNPWVQIMMFKNMTPSPFLKFYLDDGEQVLVDVEGKDYKQISQHVKKILGKSEEVLKAEAQAKMQASNPANFGPKKYCLRECICEVEGQVPCPGTTPLPKEMTGKYRAQMAASQE; encoded by the exons ATGCCTATGAAAGGAAGGTTTCCGATCAGGAGGACTCTGGAGTATCTCCAGAAGGGCGACATCATCTTTAAAAACAGAGTGAAGATCATGACGGTGAACTACAACACACACGGAGAGCTCAGCGACGGAGCAAG gaaatttgtgtttttcaataTTCCTCAAATTCAGTACAAAAACCCATGGGTCCAAATAATGATGTTCAAAAACATGACACCGTCACCGTTCTTGAAGTTCTACCTGG ATGATGGAGAACAAGTGCTTGTAGATGTGGAAGGGAAGGACTATAAACAAATATCACAACATGTTAAGAAGATTTTGGGCAAATCAGA aGAAGTGTTAAAAGCTGAGGCTCAGGCCAAGATGCAGGCCTCCAACCCGGCCAACTTTGGGCCAAAGAAGTACTGTCTGAGGGAGTGTATCTGTGAGGTGGAGGGCCAGGTGCCGTGTCCTGGCACCACGCCGCTGCCCAAAGAGATGACAGGCAAATACCGTGCCCAGATGGCAGCGTCACAGGAGTGA
- the LOC111570396 gene encoding rabenosyn-5 — MASSYPPPFEGTGEVKEGFLCPLCLKDLQSFYQLQDHYEEEHSGEDRHVRGQLKSLVQKAKKAKDKLLKRDGDDRPDTGSYESFYYGGVDPYMWEPQELGATRSHQDFFKKHRAARIDHYVIEVNKLIIRLEKLTSFDRTSSDAAKIRAIEKSVVSWVNDSDVPFCPDCGNKFNIRNRRHHCRLCGSIMCRKCMEFVPLPLAQKLISGTREALCVPGSPGQSQSPPAGGGSSGMGSRRGSISSLSSVTSMLEEKDDEKIRCCHHCMDTLLKRQQKLEEKDHVPDIVKLYERLRMCMEKVDEKAPEYIRMAESLNAGETTYNLDTAGGLRLEVQKYYELIDALSKRILTLGVKDDPQPHPKALQLQRMIRYTATLFVQEKLLGLMSLPTKEKYEELKEKRKQEQEKRLQQERLAVQETLKRRQESERNRPPANGELPQAPRAPRMTKAGGWLPSADSVHARSELEDPLLQQIENIQSFLRQAREAKRADEVAMLEENLRQLQDEYDQQQTTLAIALSQKLAEEEDLQQGELHRLEAREREEREQWGSTVGPNQPSFTWEPSLDISPAGGYQGEEDTAEENLTAKAERSPSSVRAFAALTSQESSPPRLRSLGGHVTPPSGDGQNSTSLNPFEEEDSTPIEEDPSNPFFEDIKREHKEESNGKKEYNPFDEDDDAEEDKQAETVPGNPFEEDDTDTGNPFMEASGNSPEVSTNPFDGDDDDEVLPDVDMIEEELLLQQIDNIRAYIFDAKLSGRLDEVELLSENLRELQLTLQEQKKKKH, encoded by the exons ATGGCCTCCAGCTACCCGCCTCCCTTTGAGGGCACAGGTGAAGTGAAGGAGGGCTTTCTTTGCCCACTGTGCCTGAAGGACCTGCAGTCGTTCTACCAGCTCCAAGACCACTACGAAGAGGAGCACTCTGGGGAGGACCGCCATGTTAGGGGGCAACTAAAAA GCTTGGTTCAGAAGGCAAAGAAAGCCAAAGATAAACTGCTGAAGAGGGATGGAGATGACAGACCAGATACTGGCAGTTATGAGTCCTTCTACTATGGTGGAGTGGACCCATACATGTGGGAGCCTCAGGAACTGG GAGCAACGCGAAGTCACCAAGacttctttaaaaaacacagagcagccCGGATTGATCACTATGTCATAGAGGTCAACAAGCTCATCATCAGACTGGAAAAG TTGACATCATTTGACAGAACCAGCTCAGATGCTGCTAAAATCagag CCATTGAGAAGTCTGTGGTGTCATGGGTGAATGACTCGGATGTCCCGTTCTGTCCCGACTGCGGAAACAAGTTCAACATCCGTAACAGACGGCACCACTGTCGCCTCTGTGGGTCCATCATGTGTAGGAAGTGCATGGAATTTGTCCCCCTACCTTTGGCCC AGAAGCTGATTAGCGGGACTCGAGAAGCCTTGTGTGTTCCCGGAAGTCCTGGTCAGTCCCAGTCTCCCCCAGCAGGAGGTGGCAGCAGTGGGATGGGCTCTAGGAGAGGTAGTATCAGCAGCTTGAGCAGTGTAACCTCCATGCTGGAGGAAAAGGATGACGAGAAGATCCGCTGTTGTCACCACTGCATGGACACGCTGCTGAAGAGACAGCAGAAGTTAGAAGAGAAGGACCATGTGCCAGATATAGTGAAACTTTATGAG AGGCTGAGGATGTGCATGGAGAAGGTGGATGAAAAGGCTCCAGAGTACATCCGAATGGCAGAGTCTCTCAA TGCCGGAGAAACTACATACAATCTTGACACTGCTGGTGGACTGAGACTGGAAGTCCAGAAATACTACGAACTAATCGATGCTCTAAG TAAGAGGATTTTAACACTGGGAGTTAAAGATGATCCACAGCCACATCCAAAGGCGCTCCAGCTACAAAGGATGATCCGCTATACAGCCACACTATTTGTCCAG GAGAAGCTGTTAGGTCTGATGTCTTTACCCACTAAGGAGAAATATGAAGAGctgaaagaaaagaggaaacaggAACAAGAGAAGAGACTCCAACAAGAGAGACTG GCCGTCCAGGAGACTCTGAAGAGGAGGCAGGAGTCTGAGAGAAACCGTCCACCTGCCAATGGAGAGCTGCCCCAGGCCCCGAGAGCTCCACGTATGACCAAAGCTGGTGGATGGTTGCCGTCTGCAGACTCTGTCCATGCACGCAGTGAGCTAGAAGACCCTCTCCTGCAGCAGATTGAGAACATTCAGTCATTCCTTCGTCAGGCGCGGGAGGCCAAGAGAGCAGATGAGGTAGCCATGTTAGAGGAGAACTTGCGTCAGCTGCAGGATGAATACGACCAGCAGCAGACCACCCTCGCTATCGCGCTCTCCCAGAAGTTGGCTGAggaggaagacctgcagcaggGGGAGCTCCATCGCCTAGAGGCTCGGGAAAGGGAGGAAAGAGAGCAGTGGGGCTCCACTGTGGGCCCCAACCAGCCTTCCTTCACATGGGAACCATCTCTGGATATCAGCCCAGCAGGAGGCTACCAGGGAGAGGAAGACACAGCAGAAGAGAACCTGACTGCTAAAGCTGAGAGGAGTCCATCATCTGTGAGGGCGTTTGCTGCTCTCACAAGCCAGGAGTCGTCCCCTCCAAGACTAAGGAGTTTAGGAGGGCATGTAACTCCCCCTAGTGGTGATGGCCAAAACAGCACCTCCCTGAATCCTTTTGAAGAGGAGGACTCAACTCCCATTGAGGAGGATCCATCCAATCCCTTCTTCGAGGACATCAAGAGGGAACACAAAGAGGAAAGTAATGGGAAGAAAGAATACAACCCCTTTGACGAAGATGACGATGCAGAGGAGGACAAACAGGCCGAGACGGTACCTGGCAACCCCTTTGAGGAAGACGACACTGACACCGGTAACCCTTTCATGGAGGCCTCTGGGAATTCTCCTGAAGTCTCGACCAACCCTTTTGATGGGGACGATGATGATGAGGTTTTGCCTGATGTGGACATGATAGAGGAGGaactgctgctgcagcagatcGACAACATCAGGGCCTACATTTTTGATGCAAAGCTCAGCGGCCGTCTGGACGAGGTGGAACTCCTGTCAGAGAACCTAAGAGAGCTTCAGCTCACTCTACaggaacagaagaaaaagaagcactGA